In Thauera sp. JM12B12, one DNA window encodes the following:
- a CDS encoding glutaredoxin family protein, which produces MSAPKRFTVMSREWCHLCHELVDALRPLAAEYGWAIEVIDVDQHPELEARWDELVPVLLHGEHELCHYHLDEAAVRAYCSGFPLESRA; this is translated from the coding sequence ATGAGCGCACCGAAGCGCTTTACGGTGATGAGCCGCGAGTGGTGCCACCTGTGCCACGAGCTGGTCGATGCCCTGCGCCCACTGGCGGCGGAGTATGGCTGGGCGATCGAGGTCATCGACGTCGACCAGCATCCCGAGCTCGAGGCGCGTTGGGACGAACTCGTGCCCGTGCTGCTGCACGGAGAGCACGAGCTGTGCCACTACCATCTCGACGAGGCCGCCGTTCGCGCTTATTGCAGCGGTTTTCCGCTAGAATCACGGGCTTGA
- the rnc gene encoding ribonuclease III — translation MTAERLQSRIGHPFGDPKLLLEALTHRSFGQPNNERFEFLGDSILNCVMSIALFERFGELREGELSRVRASLVRQDALHRIACELELGSFLRLGEGELKSGGSRRPSILADALEAVFAAVFLDAGFGAAKSVIDRLYAPLLAEVDPRKPSKDPKTALQEWLQGRRIPVPTYSMVQALGEAHAQEFEVACEIPKLGVRTLGRGPSRRIAEQQSAELALAAVRKT, via the coding sequence ATGACCGCGGAACGACTTCAGTCCCGGATCGGCCATCCGTTCGGCGATCCGAAGCTGTTGCTGGAGGCGCTCACGCACCGCAGCTTCGGTCAGCCCAACAACGAGCGCTTCGAGTTCCTCGGCGATTCGATCCTCAACTGCGTGATGTCGATCGCGCTCTTCGAGCGCTTCGGCGAACTGCGCGAAGGCGAGCTGTCGCGCGTGCGCGCCTCGCTGGTCAGGCAGGACGCACTCCACCGCATCGCCTGCGAACTCGAACTCGGCAGCTTCCTGCGTCTCGGCGAGGGTGAGCTCAAATCCGGCGGGAGCCGGCGGCCCTCGATTCTGGCCGATGCGCTCGAGGCGGTGTTTGCGGCGGTGTTCCTCGATGCCGGCTTTGGCGCGGCCAAGTCGGTGATCGACCGTCTCTACGCGCCATTGCTGGCCGAGGTGGATCCCCGCAAGCCGAGCAAGGACCCCAAGACCGCCTTGCAGGAGTGGCTGCAGGGGCGCAGGATTCCGGTGCCGACCTACTCCATGGTGCAGGCCCTCGGCGAGGCCCATGCGCAGGAGTTCGAGGTCGCCTGCGAGATTCCCAAACTCGGCGTGCGCACGCTGGGGCGCGGCCCCAGCCGGCGGATCGCCGAACAACAGTCGGCCGAGCTCGCGCTCGCCGCGGTGAGAAAGACATGA
- the uvrC gene encoding excinuclease ABC subunit UvrC, whose product MTDPQPTDAQAFDPKPFLRTLTEEPGVYRMIGADDKVLYVGKAKNLKRRVSSYFQKTVSSPRIAMMVAQVLRVDITATRSEAEALILENNLIKSLAPRYNILFRDDKTYPYIELSADAFPRLAYHRGAFTKGARYFGPFPNAWAVRESIHLLQKTFQLRTCENTVFANRSRPCLLHQIKRCTAPCVGLIEPEAYAADVKLATRFLDGQASEVIDDLTNRMQAAAERLAFEEAAACRDQVRVLQAVLHKQFVDSRKDEDVDVLAAIEEDGLTCVNIAMVRGGRHLGDRPQFPSGAAVSGAMDSLLAFVEQHYSQHPIPARILVNLLPDAVKETLAELTERPPGVVSPRFEAEKAWMEMAEKNARLAIQARARDTGRIEQRLEALRQALDMDEAPQRIECFDISHTMGEATVASCVVCEAGAMKRAEYRRYNITGITGGDDFAAMRQALERRYGKVAAGEGVCPDLILIDGGKGQVSAARAILAEVGLESVAMVGVAKGEGRKAGLETLIFPDGREGLALGGESAALHLIVEIRDEAHRFAITGHRAKRGKARVGSKLEDIPGVGPSRRRNLLAAFGGLDGVREATVEDLCRVEGVSRKLAEQIHAALR is encoded by the coding sequence ATGACCGACCCACAGCCAACCGACGCCCAGGCCTTCGACCCCAAGCCCTTCCTGCGCACCCTCACCGAGGAGCCCGGCGTCTATCGCATGATCGGCGCCGACGACAAGGTGCTCTACGTCGGCAAGGCCAAGAACCTCAAGCGCCGCGTCTCCAGCTATTTCCAGAAGACCGTCTCCAGCCCGCGCATCGCGATGATGGTGGCCCAGGTGCTGCGCGTGGACATCACCGCCACGCGCAGCGAGGCCGAGGCCCTGATCCTCGAGAACAACCTCATCAAGAGCCTGGCGCCGCGCTACAACATCCTCTTCCGCGACGACAAGACCTACCCCTACATCGAGCTCTCCGCCGACGCGTTCCCCCGCCTGGCATACCACCGCGGCGCCTTCACCAAGGGCGCGCGCTACTTCGGCCCCTTTCCCAACGCCTGGGCGGTGCGCGAGAGCATCCACCTGCTGCAGAAGACCTTCCAGTTGCGCACCTGCGAGAACACCGTCTTCGCCAACCGCTCGCGCCCCTGCCTGCTGCACCAGATCAAGCGCTGCACCGCGCCCTGCGTCGGCCTGATCGAACCCGAGGCCTATGCCGCGGACGTGAAGCTCGCCACCCGCTTCCTCGACGGCCAGGCGAGCGAGGTCATCGACGACCTGACGAACCGCATGCAGGCGGCCGCCGAGCGCCTCGCCTTCGAGGAGGCCGCCGCCTGCCGCGACCAGGTGCGCGTGCTGCAGGCGGTGCTGCACAAGCAGTTCGTCGACAGCCGCAAGGACGAGGACGTCGACGTGCTCGCCGCGATCGAGGAAGACGGCCTGACCTGCGTGAACATCGCCATGGTGCGCGGCGGCCGCCACCTCGGCGACCGCCCGCAGTTCCCCAGCGGCGCGGCGGTATCGGGGGCGATGGACAGCCTGCTCGCCTTCGTCGAGCAGCACTACAGCCAGCACCCGATCCCGGCGCGCATCCTGGTCAACCTGCTGCCCGATGCGGTGAAGGAGACCCTCGCCGAGCTCACCGAGCGGCCGCCGGGCGTGGTGTCACCGCGCTTCGAAGCCGAGAAGGCGTGGATGGAGATGGCCGAGAAGAACGCGCGCCTGGCCATCCAGGCGCGCGCGCGCGACACCGGCCGCATCGAACAGCGTCTGGAAGCACTGCGTCAGGCGCTCGACATGGACGAAGCCCCGCAGCGCATCGAGTGCTTCGACATCAGCCACACCATGGGCGAGGCCACGGTGGCCTCCTGCGTCGTGTGCGAGGCCGGCGCCATGAAGCGTGCCGAGTACCGCCGCTACAACATCACCGGCATCACCGGCGGCGACGATTTCGCGGCGATGCGCCAGGCGCTCGAGCGCCGCTACGGCAAGGTTGCCGCGGGCGAGGGCGTGTGCCCCGACCTGATCCTGATCGACGGCGGCAAGGGCCAGGTGAGTGCGGCGCGCGCGATCCTCGCCGAGGTCGGCCTGGAGTCGGTGGCGATGGTGGGCGTGGCCAAGGGTGAAGGGCGCAAGGCGGGGCTGGAGACCCTTATCTTCCCCGACGGCCGCGAGGGGCTTGCGCTCGGCGGCGAGTCGGCCGCCCTGCACCTGATCGTCGAGATCCGCGACGAGGCCCACCGTTTCGCCATCACCGGCCACCGCGCCAAGCGCGGCAAGGCGCGGGTGGGCTCGAAACTGGAGGACATCCCGGGCGTCGGCCCCTCGCGCCGCCGCAATCTGCTCGCCGCCTTCGGCGGACTGGACGGGGTGCGCGAGGCCACGGTCGAGGACCTGTGCCGGGTCGAAGGCGTCAGCCGGAAACTCGCCGAGCAGATCCACGCCGCACTGCGCTGA
- the lepA gene encoding translation elongation factor 4 has product MNHIRNFSIIAHIDHGKSTLADRLIHFCGGLSEREMEEQVLDSMDIERERGITIKAQTAALHYKAKDGQVYNLNLIDTPGHVDFSYEVSRSLAACEGALLVVDASQGVEAQTVANCYTALDLDVEVVPVLNKIDLPAADPENARGEIEDVIGVDASEAILCSAKTGLGVEEVLEAIVARIPPPKGEPGGPLKALIIDSWFDNYVGVVMLVRVVDGELKPKDRILLMSNGAQYPCDQVGVFTPRSVGREALRAGEVGFVIAGIKEIEAAKVGDTITLANKPASAPLPGFKEIKPQVFAGLYPVESSEYDQLRDSLEKLRLNDSSLQFEPEVSQALGFGFRCGFLGLLHMDIVQERLEREFDMDLITTAPTVVYEVVLNDGSVIHVENPAKLPEPGKYQEIREPIITATIFLPQDYVGPVITLCNQKRGNQIDMRYHGRQVQLIYEMPMNEVVMDFFDKLKSVSRGYASLDYDFKEYRTADLVKLDLMVGGEKVDALSVIVHRASAQYRGRELAAKLRGLIPRQMFDVPVQAAIGAHIIARETIKALRKNVLAKCYGGDISRKKKLLEKQKEGKKRMKQVGNVEIPQEAFLAVLRTDEGK; this is encoded by the coding sequence ATGAACCACATCCGAAATTTCTCCATCATCGCCCACATCGACCACGGTAAATCGACCCTGGCCGACCGACTCATCCACTTCTGCGGCGGCCTGTCCGAGCGCGAGATGGAGGAGCAGGTGCTCGACTCGATGGACATCGAGCGCGAGCGCGGGATCACGATCAAGGCCCAGACCGCGGCCCTGCACTACAAGGCCAAGGACGGGCAGGTCTACAACCTGAACCTGATCGACACCCCGGGACACGTCGACTTCTCCTACGAGGTCAGCCGCTCGCTCGCCGCCTGCGAGGGCGCGCTGCTGGTGGTGGATGCCTCCCAAGGCGTCGAGGCGCAGACCGTGGCCAACTGCTACACCGCGCTCGACCTCGATGTCGAGGTGGTGCCGGTGCTGAACAAGATCGACCTGCCCGCGGCCGACCCGGAAAACGCCCGCGGCGAGATCGAGGACGTCATCGGTGTCGACGCCTCCGAGGCCATCCTGTGCTCGGCCAAGACCGGCCTGGGCGTGGAGGAGGTGCTCGAGGCCATCGTCGCCCGCATCCCGCCCCCCAAGGGCGAGCCGGGGGGGCCGCTGAAGGCGCTGATCATCGACTCCTGGTTCGACAACTACGTCGGCGTCGTCATGCTGGTGCGCGTGGTGGACGGCGAGCTCAAGCCCAAGGATCGCATCCTGCTGATGTCGAACGGCGCGCAGTACCCCTGCGACCAGGTCGGCGTGTTCACCCCGCGCTCGGTGGGCCGGGAGGCGCTGCGCGCGGGCGAGGTCGGCTTCGTCATCGCCGGCATCAAGGAGATCGAGGCGGCCAAGGTGGGTGACACCATCACGCTCGCCAACAAGCCCGCGAGCGCGCCGCTGCCCGGCTTCAAGGAGATCAAGCCGCAGGTGTTCGCCGGCCTGTATCCGGTGGAGTCCTCCGAATACGACCAGCTGCGCGATTCGCTCGAGAAGCTGCGCCTGAACGACTCCTCGCTGCAGTTCGAGCCCGAGGTGTCGCAGGCGCTCGGCTTCGGTTTCCGCTGCGGCTTCCTCGGCCTGCTGCACATGGACATCGTGCAGGAGCGGCTCGAGCGCGAGTTCGACATGGACCTCATCACCACCGCGCCGACGGTGGTGTACGAGGTGGTGCTCAACGACGGTTCGGTGATCCACGTCGAGAACCCGGCCAAGCTGCCCGAGCCGGGCAAGTACCAGGAGATCCGCGAGCCGATCATCACCGCGACCATCTTCCTGCCGCAGGACTACGTCGGGCCGGTGATCACGCTGTGCAACCAGAAGCGCGGCAACCAGATCGACATGCGCTATCACGGCCGCCAGGTGCAGCTGATCTACGAGATGCCGATGAACGAAGTCGTGATGGACTTCTTCGACAAGCTCAAGTCGGTGTCGCGCGGCTATGCCTCGCTCGACTACGACTTCAAGGAGTACCGCACGGCCGATCTCGTCAAGCTCGACCTCATGGTGGGCGGCGAGAAGGTCGATGCGCTGTCGGTCATCGTGCACCGCGCCAGCGCGCAGTACCGCGGTCGGGAGCTTGCCGCCAAGCTGCGCGGCCTGATCCCGCGCCAGATGTTCGACGTGCCGGTGCAGGCCGCGATCGGCGCGCACATCATCGCGCGCGAGACGATCAAGGCATTGCGCAAGAACGTGCTCGCCAAGTGCTACGGCGGCGACATCTCGCGCAAGAAGAAGCTGCTCGAGAAGCAGAAGGAAGGCAAGAAGCGCATGAAGCAGGTCGGCAACGTCGAGATCCCGCAGGAAGCCTTCCTCGCCGTGCTGCGCACCGACGAAGGCAAGTGA
- a CDS encoding pyridoxine 5'-phosphate synthase, with the protein MIELGVNIDHVATLRQARRTWEPDPVWAAVEAHLGGADGITIHLREDRRHINDEDVRRLAELTQVKLNLEMAATDEMVAIACRTQPQMAMLVPEGRHEITTEGGLDVLSQEARLTDVIGRLAEAGIVTSVFIDAEVEQIEAAARIGARVCEIHTGPYAHAFHAAGRDAEAPAVTAELDKIRNAGEAARGLGMRFNAGHALNYYNVQPIARLHGIRELHIGHAIVSRSVFVGLREAVAEMKRLMREAASAT; encoded by the coding sequence ATGATCGAACTCGGCGTCAACATCGACCACGTCGCCACGCTGCGCCAGGCGCGCCGCACCTGGGAGCCCGATCCGGTGTGGGCGGCCGTCGAGGCCCACCTCGGCGGTGCGGACGGCATCACCATCCACCTGCGCGAGGATCGCCGCCACATCAACGACGAGGATGTGCGCCGGCTCGCCGAGCTCACCCAGGTCAAGCTCAACCTCGAGATGGCCGCCACCGACGAGATGGTCGCGATCGCCTGCCGCACGCAGCCGCAGATGGCGATGCTGGTGCCCGAGGGGCGCCATGAGATCACCACCGAGGGCGGGCTCGACGTGCTGTCCCAGGAGGCGCGCCTCACGGACGTGATCGGCCGCCTGGCCGAGGCCGGAATCGTCACCAGCGTGTTCATCGACGCCGAGGTCGAGCAGATCGAGGCCGCCGCGCGCATCGGCGCCCGTGTGTGCGAGATCCACACCGGCCCCTACGCGCACGCCTTCCATGCTGCCGGACGCGACGCCGAGGCGCCGGCGGTGACCGCCGAGCTCGACAAGATCCGCAACGCCGGCGAGGCGGCGCGCGGTCTCGGCATGCGCTTCAACGCCGGCCATGCGCTCAACTACTACAACGTGCAGCCGATCGCGCGCCTGCACGGGATCCGCGAACTGCACATCGGCCACGCGATCGTCAGCCGCTCGGTCTTCGTCGGTCTGCGCGAGGCGGTGGCCGAGATGAAGCGGTTGATGCGTGAAGCCGCTTCGGCCACCTGA
- the lepB gene encoding signal peptidase I has protein sequence MNFALTLFLLLIATGALWFFDRFHARKLRPAGAPNPWWVEYGASFFPVILIVFGLRSFVVEPFKIPSGSMIPTLLVGDFILVNKWTYGIRLPVINTKIMDVNDPQRGDVMVFRYPADPSMDYIKRVVGLPGDRVEYINKRLTINGQAVPIDEAGNYLHPDRLYYSPQYTEKLGEIEHSILIERDAPAFVPQVLNFPKRENCTYTHSGVSCTVPAGHYFVLGDNRDASSDSRVWGFVPDENIVGRAFFIWFNFSDMKRIGGFH, from the coding sequence ATGAATTTCGCCCTGACCCTGTTCCTGCTGCTGATCGCCACCGGCGCTCTGTGGTTTTTCGACCGCTTTCACGCGCGCAAGCTGCGTCCGGCGGGTGCGCCGAATCCGTGGTGGGTGGAATATGGGGCGAGTTTCTTTCCGGTGATCCTGATCGTGTTCGGCCTGCGCTCCTTCGTGGTCGAGCCGTTCAAGATCCCCTCCGGGTCGATGATTCCGACCCTGCTCGTGGGCGATTTCATCCTCGTCAACAAGTGGACCTACGGCATCCGCCTGCCGGTGATCAACACCAAGATCATGGACGTCAACGACCCGCAGCGCGGGGACGTGATGGTGTTCCGCTACCCGGCCGACCCCTCGATGGATTACATCAAGCGCGTCGTCGGCCTGCCTGGCGACCGGGTCGAGTACATCAACAAGCGCCTGACGATCAACGGCCAGGCCGTGCCGATCGACGAGGCCGGGAACTACCTCCACCCGGACCGCCTTTACTACTCGCCGCAATACACCGAGAAGCTGGGCGAGATCGAGCATTCGATCCTCATCGAGCGCGATGCGCCCGCCTTCGTGCCGCAGGTGCTGAATTTCCCCAAGCGTGAAAACTGCACCTATACCCACTCGGGCGTGAGTTGTACCGTGCCCGCAGGGCACTATTTCGTGCTTGGCGACAATCGCGACGCGAGCAGCGACAGCCGGGTGTGGGGGTTCGTGCCTGATGAGAACATCGTCGGCCGCGCCTTCTTCATCTGGTTCAACTTCAGCGACATGAAGCGGATCGGCGGCTTTCACTGA
- the recO gene encoding DNA repair protein RecO: MAGAKQRVEQQPAWVLHTYPWRETSLIVEIFARDHGRVALVAKGARRPHSQLRGVLMAFQPLWMDWSGGGEVKTLVRAEWQGGQPLLTGRALLCGYYLNELLVRLTAREDPHPRLFSAYADAVRALGRGEPESPILRRFELVLLQELGYEAGLAHEGDGGDVVRPEGRYVYIIERGPTRLETLEEEGVDAAALGDQPVLSGQTLLDMAADDFSRAETLAQSKQLLRMLINHTLGGQPLQSRRVLKELQEL; encoded by the coding sequence ATGGCGGGAGCCAAGCAGCGCGTCGAGCAGCAGCCCGCATGGGTGCTGCATACCTACCCGTGGCGCGAGACCAGCCTGATCGTCGAGATCTTCGCGCGCGACCACGGCCGCGTCGCGCTGGTCGCGAAGGGCGCACGCCGGCCGCATTCGCAGCTGCGCGGCGTGCTGATGGCCTTCCAGCCGCTGTGGATGGACTGGTCCGGCGGCGGCGAGGTCAAGACCCTGGTGCGCGCCGAATGGCAGGGCGGGCAGCCCTTGCTGACCGGACGTGCGCTGCTCTGCGGCTATTACCTCAACGAATTGCTGGTGCGCCTGACCGCGCGCGAGGATCCGCATCCGCGGCTTTTCTCGGCCTATGCCGATGCCGTGCGCGCCCTCGGTCGCGGCGAGCCGGAGTCACCGATCCTGCGCCGCTTCGAGCTGGTGCTGCTGCAGGAGCTCGGTTACGAGGCCGGGCTTGCCCACGAGGGCGACGGCGGAGACGTCGTCCGGCCGGAGGGGCGCTACGTTTATATAATCGAACGCGGCCCGACGCGGCTCGAGACCCTGGAAGAGGAGGGCGTCGATGCCGCCGCGCTCGGCGACCAGCCCGTGCTGTCTGGCCAGACCCTGCTCGACATGGCTGCGGACGATTTCTCGCGTGCGGAAACGCTGGCCCAGTCCAAGCAGTTGCTGCGCATGCTGATCAACCACACCCTGGGCGGCCAGCCGCTGCAGTCGCGCCGGGTGCTCAAGGAACTGCAGGAGCTCTGA
- the acpS gene encoding holo-ACP synthase, with protein sequence MIHGIGTDLVQLRRMREALERHGERFALRILAASEVEAWHAHRDPARFLAKRFAAKEAFGKALGTGVAVPATLHAVAVGHDARGKPEYRYDERLAAHMKDNRLRAHLSISDEDEHIVAFALIERV encoded by the coding sequence ATGATCCACGGCATCGGCACGGATCTCGTTCAGCTGCGGCGCATGCGCGAGGCGCTCGAGCGTCACGGCGAGCGCTTCGCCTTGCGCATCCTGGCCGCGAGCGAGGTCGAGGCTTGGCACGCCCATCGCGACCCGGCGCGCTTCCTCGCCAAGCGCTTCGCGGCCAAGGAAGCCTTCGGCAAGGCGCTCGGCACCGGCGTTGCGGTACCGGCCACGCTGCACGCGGTCGCGGTCGGCCACGACGCGCGCGGCAAGCCGGAGTACCGCTACGACGAACGCCTCGCCGCGCACATGAAGGACAACCGGCTGCGCGCCCACCTGAGTATCAGCGACGAGGACGAGCACATCGTCGCGTTTGCGCTCATCGAGCGGGTCTGA
- the era gene encoding GTPase Era → MSEVPSTAPAGDSGADAEGFRAGFVAIVGRPNVGKSTLLNRLIGQKISIVSSKAQTTRHRVTGIVTEPGAQFVFVDTPGFQTHHRNALNRSMNRTVSQVLADVDLVFFVIEAGRFTDDDRKVMAVIPEGAKLILVINKVDQLKDKARLLPFIDEVRKVRDFTEIVPLSAEKGRNVEALIKAATPLLPLGTPMFEEDEITDRSERFLASEFLREKLFRLLGDELPYGIAVEIEKFEVEGNLRRIHAAVIVDKPGHKSMVIGKGGEKLKRISSEARVELEKLFDGKVFLEVWVKVKSGWADDERALKSLGYE, encoded by the coding sequence ATGAGCGAAGTCCCCAGCACGGCCCCCGCGGGCGATTCCGGAGCGGACGCCGAAGGTTTTCGCGCGGGTTTCGTCGCGATCGTCGGCCGTCCCAACGTCGGCAAGTCCACCCTGCTCAACCGCCTCATCGGGCAGAAGATCAGCATCGTCTCGAGCAAGGCGCAGACCACCCGCCACCGCGTCACCGGCATCGTCACCGAGCCCGGCGCGCAGTTCGTGTTCGTCGACACGCCCGGTTTCCAGACCCACCACCGCAATGCGCTCAACCGCTCGATGAACCGCACCGTGTCGCAGGTGCTGGCCGACGTCGATCTGGTGTTCTTCGTCATCGAAGCCGGGCGCTTCACCGACGACGACCGCAAGGTGATGGCGGTGATCCCGGAGGGGGCCAAGCTCATCCTCGTCATCAACAAGGTCGACCAGTTGAAGGACAAGGCACGCCTGCTGCCCTTCATCGACGAGGTGCGCAAGGTGCGTGACTTCACCGAGATCGTGCCGCTGTCGGCGGAGAAGGGGCGCAACGTCGAGGCGCTGATCAAGGCCGCAACGCCGTTGCTGCCGCTGGGCACGCCGATGTTCGAGGAAGACGAGATCACCGACCGCAGCGAACGCTTCCTGGCCTCGGAATTCCTGCGCGAGAAGCTCTTCCGCCTGCTCGGTGACGAGCTGCCCTACGGCATCGCGGTCGAGATCGAGAAGTTCGAGGTCGAAGGCAACCTTCGCCGCATCCACGCCGCGGTGATCGTCGACAAGCCGGGCCACAAGTCGATGGTGATCGGCAAGGGCGGCGAGAAGCTCAAGCGCATCTCCTCCGAGGCTCGCGTCGAGCTCGAGAAGCTCTTCGACGGCAAGGTCTTCCTCGAGGTCTGGGTCAAGGTCAAGAGCGGTTGGGCCGACGACGAGCGTGCGCTGAAGAGTCTCGGCTACGAGTAA
- the nagZ gene encoding beta-N-acetylhexosaminidase yields MNSPIGRPRGPVMIDVAGTALTEEERERLLDPLVGGVILFARNFTGSDQLRALTAEIRALRDPALIIAVDHEGGRVQRFRSDGFTRLPSMRSLGALWEQDHLAALDAARATGFVLAAELRAHGVDLSFAPVLDLDYGCCRAIGNRAFHRDPQAVAALAQALVAGMAEAGMGAVGKHFPGHGFVEADSHHDVPVDERDFDTVWNEDVAPYRHRLGRQLAGVMPAHVIYPNADPSPEPQPAGFSPFWLKDVLRGRLGFKGVIFSDDLNMEGARVAGDIVGRAKAAYAAGCDMLLVCNRPDLAAELLDRWAPAPEPDNLARLAAIVPSAPQPAWLADPFVLELHAAYVQARERIAAIPDDTGTAPTMTAATIGEQRSEDLSKHG; encoded by the coding sequence ATGAATTCGCCCATCGGCCGCCCGCGCGGCCCCGTCATGATCGACGTCGCCGGCACCGCGCTGACCGAGGAGGAACGCGAGCGCCTGCTCGACCCGCTGGTCGGCGGGGTCATCCTGTTCGCGCGCAACTTCACCGGCTCCGATCAACTCCGCGCGCTCACGGCCGAGATCCGCGCACTGCGCGACCCGGCGCTGATCATCGCGGTCGACCACGAAGGCGGCAGGGTGCAGCGCTTCCGCAGCGACGGCTTCACCCGCCTGCCGTCGATGCGCAGCCTGGGCGCGCTGTGGGAACAGGATCATCTCGCCGCGCTCGACGCCGCGCGCGCCACCGGCTTCGTGCTCGCGGCCGAGCTGCGCGCGCACGGCGTGGACCTCAGCTTCGCCCCGGTGCTGGATCTGGATTACGGCTGCTGCCGCGCGATCGGCAATCGCGCCTTCCACCGTGACCCGCAGGCCGTCGCCGCGCTCGCCCAGGCGCTGGTCGCCGGCATGGCGGAGGCGGGCATGGGCGCGGTCGGCAAGCACTTTCCCGGCCACGGCTTCGTCGAAGCCGATTCGCATCACGACGTACCGGTCGACGAGCGCGACTTCGACACGGTGTGGAACGAGGACGTCGCCCCCTACCGCCACCGCCTCGGCCGCCAGCTCGCCGGCGTGATGCCCGCGCACGTCATCTACCCCAACGCCGACCCCAGCCCCGAACCGCAGCCGGCAGGCTTCTCGCCGTTCTGGCTCAAGGACGTGCTGCGTGGCCGGCTCGGCTTCAAGGGCGTGATCTTCAGCGATGACCTCAACATGGAAGGCGCGCGCGTCGCCGGCGACATCGTGGGCCGCGCCAAGGCCGCGTACGCCGCCGGCTGCGACATGCTGCTGGTGTGCAACCGCCCGGATCTCGCCGCCGAGCTGCTCGACCGCTGGGCGCCCGCGCCCGAGCCGGACAATCTCGCCAGGCTCGCTGCGATCGTGCCTTCCGCCCCGCAGCCCGCCTGGCTCGCCGACCCCTTCGTGCTCGAACTCCACGCCGCCTACGTCCAGGCCCGCGAACGGATCGCAGCCATCCCCGACGACACCGGTACCGCGCCGACCATGACCGCAGCCACCATCGGCGAGCAACGCAGCGAGGACCTGAGCAAGCACGGATAA
- a CDS encoding DUF4845 domain-containing protein: MYIKSQRGLSLFGVLVVGALAAFVLVVGFRTVPVVNEYMAVKRILGILAAEADNGAPVIELRRSFDRRRQIDDISSVSGADLVIDKSGTKTVIDVQYSRTVPLVANVSLLFDLHPSSDAR, from the coding sequence ATGTACATCAAATCCCAACGCGGCCTGAGCCTGTTCGGCGTACTCGTCGTCGGCGCACTTGCCGCCTTCGTGCTGGTGGTCGGTTTCCGTACCGTGCCGGTGGTCAATGAATACATGGCGGTCAAGCGCATCCTGGGCATCCTCGCCGCGGAAGCCGACAATGGCGCACCGGTGATCGAGCTGCGCCGCAGCTTCGACCGCCGCAGGCAGATCGACGACATCTCCAGCGTCAGCGGTGCCGATCTGGTGATCGACAAGTCGGGCACCAAGACCGTGATCGACGTGCAGTACAGCCGTACGGTGCCGCTGGTGGCCAACGTCAGCCTGCTCTTCGACCTGCATCCGTCGAGCGACGCGCGCTGA